In the Balaenoptera ricei isolate mBalRic1 chromosome 1, mBalRic1.hap2, whole genome shotgun sequence genome, gggctcctcagttgtggcatgcgaactcccagttgcggcatgcatgtgggatccagctcccagggattgaacccgggccccctgccttaGGAGTGCGGAGTCCTGAGTCCTCCTCTAGGAGGCCTTCCTTCAGACTCCCTTCTAAAAGGAGAGCTCCCTTCTTCACCATCCCCTCACCCTGCTTCTTTCTTCTGCAGCCACAATGATCATTGTGATCACAATGCCTTtcaactgttttatttatttatttatttatttatttatttatttatttatttatttatggctgtgttgggtcttcgtttctgtgcgagggctttctctagttgcggcaagtgggggccactcttcatcgcggtgcgcgggcctctcactatcgcggcctctcttgttgcggagcacagactctagatcAACTGTTTTTATGTAATAAGTTGACAGCAGTTTTTAAAGTTATGATGGAGAGGGGAAACAGTAAAAGCCAGACTGCAATCTCCTCTGAAATGGAGGTCAAAGGAGGGGAGGGTGTTTTTCATTTGCTTCCCTTTCAACAATGCATGGAATCCTCTCCCGCATGGTGGTTCTGCCCTCAGGCCCCCCCTTGTGATTCCAGAACGTGGCTGTGTCTCTAACACAAGGTTTGCTACGGGGGGCCCGTATAGGTACACACCCCCAATACATACATTCACCTCTTTCTGGTTTTAGTATATGTGCGGCTGAAGCGAGCACCATTCACCTCTTTCTGGCTGGCACAAGGTTTATAGTCCCCTGTGTCTCCTACCCACAAGTCGGTGGTAATTTCCGCTGGGCCTTCCGTTCAGATCAAGCAACAACCACCATCAATCTGCCCTCAACATGTTAGGAGTGTAAGATCTGGACCGTGGATGACGACTTCACAGAGGGTCATGGGAGAATGAAGATAGCCTAGCCCCAAGATAGGGGCCCCGTGGAGGTGGCACAGTGGGTGTGGCTTTGGAGCCACACACTCATCAAGGGAGAAAGAGATGGAGGATTCTGGTGGGTCGGGGACAGAGCTGCCCCTCACTGCTCTCAGGCAGAGAGCGCAAAGGGCCATCTCTGCTCACATCCTGAGGACCCTGTCTGCTGGATGGGGTTCGCTCAGCCTGGCTGTGTCTATCCCGCAGGGAGTGGGTGGAGGACACGCAGCTATGGATCCAGCAGGTGTCCAGCACCCCCAGCACCAGGATGGATGTGGTGCACCTCCAGGAGCAGCTGGACCTGAAGCTGCAGCAGCGGCAGGCCCGGGAGACCGGCATCTGCCCGGTGCGCCGGGAGCTGTACTCACAGTGTTTCGGTGAGCGGTCCTCGAGGGAAGCTACACCACCCTCTactgcctccttcccttcccttcgcACAGACCCAGGCCCTGAGTCCCCCGCAGCTGAAGCCTGCCCCATCCTGGAATGTCTGtctccccccacctgccccacccaGGAACTGCTAACTgtgccctcttccccctcccagcCCACCTCTCTTACCAGTCCCCCACCCCCCCTTGTCAGTCACCGTGTTCCTGACGACCTGctgcatcttagttccccaaccagggattgaacccgcaccctctgcagtggaagtgtgggaccaccagggaagtcccaatatgttagttttttaatcagaaaaatttaATGTTCTATATTTATATCCATCCATCAACATTAGGCCTTGGTCCAGAAAAATATTTCAGGGTGATTTGTTGTGACCCGACAGACGCAGGGATTTGAGATCTCCCTCCTCGGGTGCTGGTGTCAGATGACTGGGCCTCCGTCTAGTCTCACCAGCCCGTGTGGACTCGGACATGCAAACCGCATCCAAACCCTGAGGCAGCTGCACGGGGCTAGCAGGCTCCCTTCAGTCTGAGTGTGATTCTGGTTTGCCCTCCCGGTCAGCATGTATGGAGGAGATGGGTGGGCAAGCTCTAGACCCTGCTGTTTCCAGCCCCAAACCAGTCCAGCCAAGGGGGCATATAAGAGTTTCCAGCTGCTTTAAAACAGCCACCATGTTTATACTGAAAAAGTCAGAATTCTTTGAATAGCACCCAGTTGCTGCCTAACGGTGGAAGAGAGGGCCCCCACGGCTGCAGACAAGCCTGGGCTCTTGTCTGCCTCTGCACTGGCCAAACCAGGCTTGCTGATGGCCTGTACTCCCAAGTGCCAAGTTCAGAGCAGTGGCTGCATGGGAAGACCCCTCCCTGAGGCCTGTCTCCAAGTGAGGAGGACATACCCTAGTGCCCTTCCGACTTCCGAGTAAGAAGGTGGTTCGCAGTAGGTGTGGTGCAtctcccctcctgcctgccttctcCGACCCCGCCATGTGTGTGCCTTGGCAGATGAGCTGATCCGCGAGGTTACCATCAACTGTGCAGAGcgagggctgctgctgctgcgagTCCGGGACGAGATCCGCATGACCATCGCTGCCTACCAGACCCTGTATGAGAGCAGCGTGGCATTTGGCATGAGGAAGGCGCTGCAGGCCGAGCAGGGGAAGTCAGACATGGAGAGGAAAGTGAGTGGGTTCACCAGGAGACTTTGGCCCTCTTCGACTCTTCTGTCAATCTCAGGGCCACAGCTTGTCATTCCAGCACCAAATTCCGGCCTCTTAGGTGCTCTCCCATCACCTTAGTGAGGACCCTTTGGTTCAGTGTCCCGGCCAGTCCGGTCGCGGCAGAGTTGTCTCCCCTTGGACATGCCCTGCCAGTCACCGACCTCCCACTGGGTGGCAGTACAGACCCTGGCAATGCCTTGGGTTGGACAGCTGTGTCCCAGGTCCCCTCCACCCAGGCACTCACATCACCCCGTCCACTTGGCGACGTCCCAGCATGACTGGGGATCTGTCCTCAGATTGCAGAATTAGAAACGGAAAAGCGAGATTTGGAGAGGCAAGTGAACGAACAGAAGGCAAAAGGTGAGGCCATCGAGAAGCGCGAGAGTGAGAGGAGACAGGTGGAGGAGAAGAGGCACAACGAAGAGATTCAGTTCTTGAAGCGGACTAATCAGCAGCTGAAGGTAATCGATGCCAGGCCCAGGTGGAGCTGctgccacccccatccctgcccctggCCCTGCCAGCCAAGCAGGCCAAGCATTTTGTTCCTTGTCCTACACTGACTTTCAATACTGCCAAGGAGTAAAGGAAGCTGACTTTCGGGGAGAGGTGAGGGATCATTACCCAGATTCTCTGTCCATCTCCATCTGGCTCTGAAGAGAGGCTGTATTCTCAGCTCTGAACCCCCATGACAGACACCTCAGCTGGCTCTCCAGtggaggatttttttccccttggataAAAGCTGCCTATCGTCTGGGAGAGGTGGCTATGTCAAGAAGCGGGACGTCTGTCCCATGGCAGCTGGCACTTTGGAGACTTCTTAGAGTGGGCTGGGTCTCTCCAGCCGGCTTTCATGGGAGAGCTTTCCTACCTGCAGTTCCGAGGCCCTGCATTTGGGGCGGGCAGGGAAGGCCCTTTGAGAGGGAAGAACCATTTCAAATCAGGAACCTTCCCGAGGTGTGTGGTCAGAGGAACTCAGCTGTAGGTGCTTTTCATCAAAGCCCTTTTGCTGATGGTATACTTTTATCCAACTGagctgaagggagggagggggactaGTGAAaagggctgggcagggggccAGGCTTCTGAAGCTCCAGGTTCTCTGTCTGATCCAAAGGTTCTCAGAGGGTTGGGCCCCAAACCAGCATCATCCTCATCACCGCAACTTTCAGAAATACAAATCACTGGGCCCAGCCCagagctactgaatcagaaactttggggTTGGGGTCCAGCAAGCCATTCTAACAAGGtctccaggtgattttttttttttaactttttattatgagaaTTTTGAAACACAAAGTAGAATAATGCAATACACATCCATGTGCCCATTACAGAACTTCAGTTGTCATCATTTTGCTAATCTTGCAGAAACAAGTGTTAATTATAATGAGATAAAACAGGATTCAAACTTCGtggaaaagagtaaaatatactttttttttaccaACAAATGG is a window encoding:
- the DNALI1 gene encoding axonemal dynein light intermediate polypeptide 1, producing MIPPADSLLKYDTPVLVSRNREKRSPKARPLKVSPQQPGPSGPVPQPPKTKLPSTSCVPDPTKQAEEILNAILPPREWVEDTQLWIQQVSSTPSTRMDVVHLQEQLDLKLQQRQARETGICPVRRELYSQCFDELIREVTINCAERGLLLLRVRDEIRMTIAAYQTLYESSVAFGMRKALQAEQGKSDMERKIAELETEKRDLERQVNEQKAKGEAIEKRESERRQVEEKRHNEEIQFLKRTNQQLKAQLEGIIAPKK